The Brasilonema sennae CENA114 genome includes a region encoding these proteins:
- a CDS encoding glycosyltransferase family 2 protein yields MRSGLVSDRLAGQDEAISSVVPDVSVVVPVHDEVESLPHLLEAIAFTLSATELSYEIICVDDGSTDGSAEFLREQAQIRNDLKAVILRRNYGQTAAMAAGFNYALGKAIVTLDADLQNDPADIPMLLAKLEEGYDLVSGWRKNRQDGAVNRLLPSKIANWLIRRSTSVYIHDYGCSLKAYRAELVADMNLYGELHRFLPALAYIEGARITEMPVRHHARRFGRSKYGIWRTFRVLMDLLTILFMKKFLTRPMHVFGLWGLVSMACGGAIGIYLTFVKFAFHQNIGDRPLLILAVLLLVTGVQLFCFGLLAELLMRTYHESQGRPIYRVREVVTKV; encoded by the coding sequence ATGAGGAGTGGACTGGTTTCTGATAGACTTGCTGGACAAGATGAGGCGATATCCTCAGTTGTTCCAGATGTTTCGGTTGTGGTGCCTGTGCATGATGAAGTGGAAAGTTTGCCTCATTTGCTTGAGGCGATCGCCTTCACTTTATCCGCAACTGAGTTGAGTTATGAAATCATTTGTGTAGATGACGGTTCCACAGATGGTTCAGCAGAGTTTCTTAGAGAACAAGCGCAAATCCGCAACGATTTGAAAGCCGTGATTTTGCGTCGCAATTATGGTCAAACTGCGGCGATGGCTGCTGGGTTTAACTACGCACTTGGTAAAGCAATTGTCACTTTAGATGCTGACCTTCAAAATGATCCTGCTGATATCCCTATGCTATTAGCAAAGTTGGAGGAAGGCTACGATTTGGTCAGCGGTTGGCGGAAAAATCGCCAAGATGGTGCTGTGAATCGATTACTTCCTTCCAAAATTGCCAACTGGTTAATTAGGCGAAGCACGAGTGTGTATATTCATGACTATGGTTGTTCGCTCAAAGCCTACCGCGCCGAACTCGTGGCAGATATGAACCTTTATGGAGAACTGCACCGCTTTCTTCCGGCTTTAGCGTATATTGAAGGAGCTAGAATTACAGAGATGCCCGTGCGTCATCATGCCCGTCGCTTTGGTCGCAGCAAATATGGGATATGGCGGACGTTCCGAGTGTTGATGGATTTGTTAACAATTTTATTTATGAAAAAGTTCCTTACACGCCCAATGCACGTTTTTGGGTTGTGGGGATTGGTTTCAATGGCTTGTGGTGGGGCGATTGGAATTTACTTGACCTTTGTCAAATTTGCTTTTCATCAAAATATTGGCGATCGCCCTTTACTAATTCTGGCAGTTCTTTTGCTAGTAACGGGGGTACAGTTGTTTTGCTTCGGTTTGTTGGCAGAATTACTGATGCGTACTTACCATGAATCCCAAGGACGCCCCATCTATCGTGTGCGTGAAGTAGTCACGAAAGTCTAG
- a CDS encoding ferredoxin-thioredoxin reductase variable chain, protein MAVETLMEQKLSVNTNMKIGDRVRVKESVIVYHHNEHRGQPFDIKGTEGEVISIINQWQGRPVSANLPIYVQFSKKFKAHLREAELEVI, encoded by the coding sequence ATGGCTGTGGAGACACTTATGGAACAAAAACTAAGTGTAAATACTAATATGAAAATTGGCGATCGCGTCCGCGTTAAAGAATCCGTCATAGTCTACCATCATAATGAGCATCGCGGTCAACCTTTTGACATCAAAGGCACAGAAGGTGAAGTGATAAGTATAATTAATCAATGGCAAGGTAGACCTGTCAGTGCTAATTTACCGATTTATGTCCAATTTAGTAAAAAATTTAAGGCTCACTTGCGTGAAGCAGAGTTAGAAGTTATCTAA
- a CDS encoding C40 family peptidase produces MSFNLESQIQTLKSAEYQCLTNVNIYDSPSCQRLATQAATGRYLWVTSNYQDCAVEVCLSEDDYPGWLSLSDLGLLQSCTVPYKAKRFSESQIKKHLPEVIGFTQQAMQQPNYYLWGGTVGPNYDCSGLMQAAFASVGIRIPRDAYQQEGFTQAISMAELQPGDLVFFGTSQKATHVGLYLKDGCYIHSSGKEIGRNGIGIDRLSEQGEKVSQSYYQQLRGAGRVVRNYEPQRR; encoded by the coding sequence ATGTCCTTTAACCTAGAATCTCAAATCCAAACTCTCAAATCAGCTGAGTACCAGTGCCTAACTAACGTAAACATATATGATTCTCCTAGTTGTCAACGACTGGCAACTCAAGCTGCAACTGGGCGATATTTGTGGGTAACATCAAACTATCAAGATTGTGCAGTTGAGGTGTGTTTGTCCGAAGATGACTATCCAGGATGGCTATCACTATCCGATTTGGGTTTATTACAATCATGCACTGTACCTTATAAAGCGAAAAGATTTTCGGAATCACAGATAAAAAAACACCTGCCAGAGGTGATTGGGTTTACCCAACAAGCTATGCAACAACCAAATTATTACCTCTGGGGTGGTACGGTAGGACCAAATTACGACTGTTCGGGATTGATGCAAGCGGCGTTCGCCTCGGTAGGTATTCGTATACCCAGAGATGCCTATCAGCAGGAAGGTTTCACCCAAGCCATTTCTATGGCAGAATTACAACCAGGTGACCTTGTTTTCTTCGGAACTTCCCAAAAAGCGACTCATGTGGGACTCTATTTGAAAGATGGCTGCTATATCCATAGTTCCGGCAAAGAAATAGGACGTAATGGAATTGGCATAGATCGTCTTTCGGAACAAGGAGAGAAGGTTAGTCAGTCATATTATCAGCAACTGCGCGGTGCAGGAAGAGTGGTCAGGAATTACGAACCACAAAGACGCTGA
- a CDS encoding YdcF family protein, with protein sequence MFLYLSKLLPLFFYPLGLACLCLLVAFFMLWKRPRTAALAIAFALMLLLLTSNGWVSRLLVQSLEWQHLPLTEIPTAEAIVVLGGATKSALPPRPSVDLNEAGDRVIYAAQLYRQKKAPIIILSGGRIEWKGGGSSESADMASILTAIGIPKEAIVQEPDSLNTYQNAVNVNKILKSRGIRRVLLVTSAIHMPRSLLIFQHQGIDVIPTPTDFLVSRSDLQELTSTPKAALLNVLPDVDNLHMFTSALKEYVGILAYRLRGWL encoded by the coding sequence ATGTTTTTATATCTCTCTAAATTGCTACCATTATTTTTTTATCCTCTGGGACTCGCTTGCTTGTGCTTATTGGTAGCATTTTTTATGTTATGGAAACGACCACGCACAGCAGCACTTGCAATTGCATTCGCGCTGATGCTATTGCTACTTACTAGTAATGGCTGGGTTTCTCGATTACTTGTCCAGTCTTTAGAATGGCAACATCTTCCACTGACTGAAATACCAACGGCAGAAGCTATCGTAGTTTTGGGTGGTGCGACTAAATCAGCTTTGCCACCACGACCATCGGTAGATTTAAATGAAGCAGGCGATCGCGTCATTTACGCTGCTCAACTCTACCGCCAGAAAAAAGCCCCTATAATCATTTTGAGTGGTGGTCGCATTGAATGGAAGGGAGGCGGTTCATCAGAGTCAGCGGATATGGCTAGTATTCTCACTGCTATTGGTATCCCAAAAGAAGCTATTGTACAGGAACCCGATTCCCTCAATACTTACCAAAATGCGGTGAATGTCAATAAAATTCTCAAATCTCGTGGAATTCGCCGTGTTTTGCTAGTTACTTCCGCAATTCATATGCCGCGATCGCTTCTTATCTTCCAACATCAAGGTATTGATGTTATTCCAACGCCTACTGACTTTCTCGTTAGTCGCAGTGATTTGCAAGAACTAACTAGCACCCCAAAAGCAGCGTTGCTAAATGTGTTACCTGATGTTGATAATTTACACATGTTTACGTCAGCTTTGAAAGAATACGTTGGTATTCTCGCTTATCGCTTGCGGGGATGGCTGTAA
- a CDS encoding sigma-54-dependent transcriptional regulator — MAKILIIDDEKALRQAIAQILQDEGYEVLQAADGEQGLKLLTDNTTHPDLVFLDLKMPKTQGITVLKTLEQRLFELPVIVMTAYGTSRTAIEAMQLGAYDYLSKPFDLEDLVNITQKALAHHQEPVYKLGESHLQSLDQSDELLGRSPAMQEVFKLIGRVAPGNTTVLITGESGTGKELVASTLHTTSPRRKGPLVKVNCAALPEHLLEAELFGHEKGAFTGANHLRIGRFEQANCGTIFLDEVGELSPVIQGKLLRVLQDHSFERLGSNQTRTVDVRILAATNRNLEQMVRHNQFREDLYYRFNVVRIDMPPLRDRPEDLEQLTQYFLSTIALRRGLKRLALTMAAMEKLTSYHFPGNVRELQNTLERAAVLSGGRTILPDHLILSQESQPQ; from the coding sequence ATGGCTAAAATTCTGATTATTGATGATGAAAAAGCACTGCGGCAGGCGATCGCCCAAATTCTTCAAGACGAAGGCTACGAAGTCCTCCAAGCAGCAGATGGAGAACAGGGTTTAAAACTCCTCACTGACAACACAACTCATCCTGATTTAGTCTTCCTAGATTTAAAAATGCCCAAAACCCAAGGAATCACAGTCCTAAAAACTCTAGAACAAAGACTGTTTGAGTTACCTGTCATCGTCATGACTGCTTACGGTACAAGTCGTACAGCAATTGAAGCCATGCAGTTGGGTGCTTACGATTACCTAAGCAAACCTTTTGATTTAGAAGACTTAGTTAATATCACCCAAAAGGCACTTGCGCATCACCAAGAACCTGTGTATAAACTGGGAGAGTCGCACTTGCAGAGTTTGGATCAGTCGGATGAGTTATTGGGGCGATCGCCCGCCATGCAAGAAGTCTTCAAACTCATCGGACGCGTTGCTCCTGGAAACACCACTGTTCTTATCACCGGAGAGTCAGGCACTGGTAAAGAATTAGTCGCTTCCACACTCCATACTACCAGTCCCCGTCGTAAGGGACCATTGGTGAAAGTCAACTGTGCCGCCCTCCCAGAACATTTGCTAGAAGCTGAGTTATTCGGACATGAAAAAGGTGCTTTTACCGGAGCAAATCACCTGCGAATTGGTCGCTTTGAACAAGCAAACTGTGGTACCATTTTTCTAGATGAAGTCGGGGAGCTTAGCCCTGTGATTCAGGGTAAGTTGTTGCGTGTCTTACAAGACCACTCCTTTGAACGGCTCGGAAGTAACCAAACTCGTACTGTAGACGTACGGATTCTCGCCGCTACTAACCGGAATTTAGAGCAGATGGTTAGGCATAACCAATTTCGCGAAGATTTGTACTATCGTTTCAACGTAGTGCGGATTGATATGCCACCATTGCGCGATCGCCCTGAAGATCTGGAACAGCTAACCCAGTACTTTTTGAGCACCATTGCCTTACGTCGAGGACTCAAGCGTTTAGCACTCACAATGGCAGCAATGGAGAAACTCACAAGCTACCATTTTCCCGGAAATGTACGTGAATTGCAAAACACACTGGAACGTGCTGCAGTGCTTTCCGGTGGAAGAACAATATTACCAGATCATCTGATTTTGAGTCAAGAGTCACAACCACAATAG
- a CDS encoding RNA polymerase subunit sigma-54: MSALISTPSVETHLETQAVLYPSLRYLVQLLPLDHRRVIKHVRNEVEQNPFLRSTTSSGNKETLVSDVLPDWYTPPAAELSLQEHLQGQISALNLSSRQQKALLYLIEWLSPSGYLEESPQVWAAGSGFSISELEGVIPDLQGLDPLGIGARSLQECLLLQLPNQPENLATLLVRDYLEEIAACVSNSTEAQCHRDALLQKLRQTRSSLDSETLKSAIRQIQTLEPRPARNFSHSPAPIVTPDLKAEPHAGGWQVMLAYEVSRDFYLDEEAVAVLNRPHRKTKETQRLEVLLQKARSLLTALNQWQDNLLKVGEFLVARQQAFLSSRDALDLVPTPQQMVAQAVGLSNATISRIVRERYLLIGGQPSQIVPLQKLCTPARVGGHTPQQIQQFIQQLIQEESPAKPYSDDQLAQWIKLRFGLPIARRTVTKYRKMAGVDSSSRRKMPVGQGIRV; this comes from the coding sequence ATGTCTGCACTCATATCCACACCTTCGGTAGAAACCCACTTAGAGACTCAAGCAGTCCTTTATCCAAGCTTGCGCTATCTTGTGCAGCTGCTGCCCTTGGATCATCGACGGGTTATTAAGCATGTTAGAAATGAAGTTGAACAAAATCCTTTTTTGCGCAGCACGACGAGTTCTGGCAATAAAGAAACTCTGGTGTCAGATGTTTTACCAGATTGGTACACTCCACCAGCGGCAGAACTTAGTCTTCAAGAACATCTGCAAGGACAAATTTCAGCCCTTAACCTATCTTCTCGGCAGCAAAAAGCCTTACTTTACTTGATTGAATGGTTATCTCCATCTGGCTACTTAGAAGAATCACCGCAAGTTTGGGCGGCGGGTAGTGGATTTTCTATTAGCGAACTAGAAGGGGTGATTCCTGATTTGCAAGGTTTGGATCCGCTGGGGATTGGTGCGCGATCGCTTCAAGAATGTCTCTTATTACAACTTCCAAATCAACCCGAAAATTTAGCAACACTATTAGTCAGGGATTATTTAGAGGAGATAGCAGCTTGTGTCAGCAATTCCACTGAGGCACAATGTCACCGAGATGCGCTACTGCAAAAGCTGCGACAGACAAGATCTAGTCTTGATTCTGAAACACTCAAGAGTGCTATTCGCCAGATTCAAACGCTAGAACCTCGACCAGCCAGGAACTTTAGTCACAGCCCCGCACCAATTGTCACCCCCGATTTGAAAGCAGAACCTCATGCAGGCGGTTGGCAAGTTATGTTAGCTTACGAGGTGAGTCGAGATTTCTACCTGGATGAGGAAGCTGTTGCTGTTCTCAACCGCCCACATCGTAAAACCAAAGAAACTCAACGACTGGAAGTTCTGTTGCAGAAAGCTCGTTCTTTACTCACTGCATTGAACCAATGGCAAGATAATCTCTTGAAAGTGGGAGAGTTTTTGGTTGCTCGTCAGCAAGCTTTTCTTTCCAGTCGAGACGCGTTGGATCTTGTTCCTACACCACAACAAATGGTTGCTCAAGCGGTGGGACTCTCAAATGCAACTATCAGTCGGATTGTGCGCGAGCGATATCTGTTAATTGGTGGACAACCAAGCCAGATTGTACCGTTACAAAAGCTTTGCACACCTGCTCGTGTTGGTGGACACACCCCACAACAAATACAGCAGTTCATTCAGCAACTAATTCAAGAAGAATCTCCTGCAAAGCCTTATAGTGATGACCAATTGGCACAGTGGATTAAGTTGCGGTTTGGTCTACCCATCGCTCGCAGAACCGTGACCAAGTACCGCAAAATGGCAGGTGTTGATTCATCTAGTCGTCGTAAGATGCCCGTAGGGCAGGGTATAAGGGTGTAA
- the recA gene encoding recombinase RecA, whose protein sequence is MAVNTTDNAGKQKALNMVLNQIERTFGKGTIMRLGDATRMRVETISSGALTLDLALGGGLPKGRVIEIYGPESSGKTTLALHAVAEIQKNGGIAAYVDAEHALDPAYAAALGVDTENLFISQPDTGEAALEIVDQLVRSAAVDIVVIDSVAALVPRAEIEGEMGDAHVGLQARLMSQALRKITGNIGKSGCSVIFLNQLRQKIGVSYGNPETTTGGNALKYYASVRLDIRRIQTLKKGTEEFGNRVKVKVAKNKVAPPFRVAEFDIIFGKGISTLGCLVDLAEETGILLRKGAWYSYNGENISQGRDNAIKYLEDKPEFAEKIKQLVREKLEMGAVVSANSVSKTSEDEEDEDLELVEEE, encoded by the coding sequence ATGGCTGTTAACACCACAGATAATGCCGGCAAGCAAAAAGCGCTCAACATGGTACTCAATCAAATTGAGCGTACTTTTGGTAAAGGAACAATCATGCGCTTGGGTGACGCTACCCGGATGCGGGTAGAGACAATTTCTAGTGGAGCACTCACCCTGGATTTGGCGCTAGGTGGCGGTTTACCCAAAGGACGGGTGATTGAGATTTATGGTCCAGAAAGTTCTGGTAAGACCACACTAGCACTGCACGCAGTTGCGGAAATACAAAAAAATGGTGGTATAGCTGCCTACGTTGATGCTGAACACGCCCTTGATCCCGCCTACGCTGCAGCGTTGGGTGTTGACACTGAAAATCTGTTCATTTCGCAACCTGACACTGGGGAAGCTGCTTTAGAAATTGTTGATCAACTTGTCCGTTCTGCTGCAGTAGACATTGTCGTTATTGACTCAGTGGCGGCGCTCGTGCCCCGTGCTGAAATTGAAGGCGAGATGGGAGATGCTCACGTTGGTCTTCAAGCGAGATTGATGAGTCAAGCTTTACGTAAAATTACTGGCAATATTGGTAAATCTGGTTGCTCGGTGATTTTTCTCAACCAGCTGCGCCAAAAAATTGGTGTCAGCTACGGTAACCCAGAAACAACAACTGGTGGTAACGCTCTCAAGTATTATGCTTCAGTACGCTTAGACATTCGCCGGATTCAAACCTTGAAAAAAGGTACAGAGGAATTTGGTAACCGTGTGAAAGTCAAAGTTGCAAAGAATAAAGTAGCACCACCTTTTAGAGTCGCGGAATTTGACATTATCTTTGGTAAAGGTATTTCTACTTTAGGTTGTCTTGTCGATTTGGCAGAAGAAACTGGTATCTTGCTCCGCAAGGGAGCTTGGTACAGCTACAACGGTGAAAACATCTCTCAAGGACGAGACAATGCCATTAAGTACCTAGAAGACAAGCCTGAATTTGCTGAAAAAATTAAGCAGCTGGTGCGTGAAAAACTAGAAATGGGAGCTGTTGTTTCTGCTAACTCTGTGAGCAAGACAAGTGAAGATGAAGAAGATGAGGACTTAGAGCTAGTGGAAGAAGAGTAA
- a CDS encoding serine hydrolase gives MNFFFNKDDQLEKLGLGILEATWAAFPTLARNQIALTWIVYDPPVLMNTGGALTPDDFWNYPIRGFTYRGVERIYPASVVKLFYLVAVNEWLHKNMVSNSLEVERAIRDMIVDSSNDATSLVVDILSGTTSGPELSLGPFETWKQQRNIVNRYFQSFGWSDMETINVCQKPWCDGPYGRERAFVGELLENRNMLTTNATARLLHSIIGGVAVSSGRSQSMMSLLKRSLNPNDLPKDVEEDQVTGFLGAGLPQEAKIWSKAGWTSQVRHDAAYIELNEKRPYLLVVFTEGKTNAKNREILPFVSKLVREAVEGLG, from the coding sequence ATGAATTTCTTCTTTAATAAAGACGATCAACTAGAAAAACTTGGGTTAGGCATTTTAGAAGCAACTTGGGCTGCATTTCCAACTTTAGCCCGCAACCAAATTGCTTTGACTTGGATTGTCTACGATCCGCCAGTACTAATGAACACAGGTGGTGCATTAACTCCAGATGATTTTTGGAACTACCCGATTCGTGGTTTCACTTATCGCGGAGTGGAACGAATTTACCCTGCAAGTGTGGTGAAGTTGTTTTACTTGGTCGCAGTCAACGAATGGCTGCACAAAAACATGGTTTCCAATTCTTTAGAAGTGGAAAGAGCTATACGCGATATGATTGTTGATTCTAGCAATGATGCGACAAGTTTAGTTGTAGATATCTTAAGTGGAACTACTTCTGGACCAGAATTATCACTTGGACCATTTGAAACTTGGAAACAGCAGCGCAATATTGTCAACCGCTATTTCCAGTCTTTTGGGTGGTCAGATATGGAAACGATTAATGTTTGCCAAAAACCCTGGTGTGATGGACCTTACGGACGCGAACGGGCTTTTGTAGGAGAGTTGCTAGAGAATCGGAATATGCTGACAACAAATGCTACCGCCAGGTTGCTACACAGTATTATTGGTGGTGTGGCGGTGTCTAGTGGGCGATCGCAATCCATGATGAGTTTGCTCAAACGCAGTCTTAACCCGAATGACTTGCCAAAAGATGTTGAAGAAGACCAAGTGACAGGTTTTTTAGGCGCTGGACTTCCTCAAGAAGCAAAAATTTGGTCAAAAGCAGGTTGGACGAGTCAAGTCCGTCATGATGCTGCTTATATAGAGTTAAACGAAAAACGCCCTTATCTGCTTGTTGTGTTTACTGAAGGCAAAACAAATGCTAAGAACCGCGAAATTTTGCCTTTCGTCTCGAAGCTAGTGAGGGAAGCAGTTGAGGGTTTAGGTTAG
- a CDS encoding ATP-binding protein translates to MKQEEFASLEKALNSWRDKRDFFEVEKVETADPEQKYSLHRKIKECNENINRLEAEISERQKKANNSTSLPFQIPFILPQKDVSSFTGRDEELQQLQELLIHRQGTKLCSIAGLAGTGGIGKSALACHFATLHKADFPDGVIGLRVDGKDADTIARDFARRCGEEVEPEDERDAKTIMQDVFAHRQILLIFDNAEDANIIKELYPDGERCAVIITTRDRFLSISLDIPDQGRIEVKPLSKPESLLLLQKLLGEKRIAAEPQISEEIIELAGYLPLALQIIGAALKSNLNRRLADYAASLREERRLARLRVPKDKHLDVRACFSLSLKELQPEQIDFFSCLSVCAEDGFSRRSATATGNYSDEYTAQDDLDWLCRFSLLNYAEVGENRFVFHPLIRAFAHELAVERGLRDDAATRHAEFFINLVKSSDVGFVDSAIAEDINGIILVADWLQHQQSPDYEFAFRLQEFFEKYGYWKQAVAFMFRFQLLAERFEDWELVVKFRIQQAKYLSLEKQYLNAEVVLAPISGILQKIEIQATRHRYHAKWLTTLGSIQWRQHKLDQAVDTLKQALAIQELLDEPDGLSIVLNSLGSALQKQSKLAEAVDAFHRQIEISQQFDD, encoded by the coding sequence ATGAAGCAAGAGGAGTTTGCTAGTTTAGAAAAAGCGCTTAATTCTTGGCGGGATAAGCGTGACTTTTTTGAGGTAGAAAAAGTTGAAACGGCAGACCCCGAACAAAAATATTCTCTTCACCGCAAGATTAAAGAATGTAATGAAAATATTAACAGATTAGAAGCAGAAATAAGCGAAAGGCAGAAAAAAGCTAATAATTCAACGTCTCTGCCTTTTCAAATACCTTTTATATTGCCACAAAAAGATGTCTCTAGTTTTACTGGTAGAGATGAAGAATTGCAGCAACTTCAAGAACTGCTGATTCATCGTCAAGGAACCAAACTGTGCAGCATCGCTGGTTTGGCTGGTACTGGGGGTATCGGCAAATCAGCGCTTGCTTGTCACTTCGCTACGTTACACAAAGCAGATTTTCCTGATGGTGTCATTGGTTTGCGGGTTGATGGTAAAGATGCAGACACCATCGCTCGTGATTTTGCTCGACGTTGTGGAGAAGAAGTAGAACCGGAAGATGAGCGAGACGCAAAAACCATCATGCAAGATGTGTTTGCTCATCGTCAGATACTGTTGATTTTCGATAATGCTGAAGATGCCAATATTATTAAGGAATTATATCCAGATGGTGAGAGATGCGCGGTTATTATCACCACACGCGATCGCTTCTTGTCCATTTCGTTAGATATTCCCGATCAAGGTAGGATTGAAGTTAAACCGCTCTCAAAACCAGAATCATTACTCCTGCTGCAAAAGCTATTAGGCGAAAAGCGCATCGCAGCAGAACCTCAAATATCTGAAGAAATTATCGAGTTAGCAGGCTATTTACCCCTAGCATTACAAATTATCGGCGCTGCGCTAAAATCGAACCTAAATCGTCGTCTGGCAGACTATGCGGCTTCATTGCGAGAAGAAAGACGATTGGCAAGATTAAGGGTTCCAAAAGATAAACATTTAGATGTTCGTGCTTGCTTCTCACTTAGTTTAAAAGAACTTCAGCCAGAGCAAATTGATTTTTTTTCTTGTTTAAGTGTTTGTGCTGAGGATGGATTTTCTCGACGTTCTGCAACAGCAACAGGTAATTATAGTGATGAGTATACGGCACAAGATGACCTCGATTGGTTATGTCGGTTTTCACTACTTAACTATGCTGAGGTAGGAGAGAATCGATTTGTTTTTCATCCGTTAATTCGTGCGTTTGCTCATGAGTTGGCAGTTGAACGCGGATTGCGAGATGATGCAGCAACTCGACACGCTGAATTTTTTATCAATTTAGTTAAATCCAGCGATGTTGGTTTTGTTGATAGTGCGATCGCAGAGGATATTAACGGTATTATTTTGGTTGCTGATTGGTTGCAACATCAACAAAGTCCTGACTATGAATTTGCATTTCGGCTGCAAGAATTTTTTGAAAAATATGGCTACTGGAAACAAGCAGTAGCATTCATGTTCCGGTTCCAACTTTTAGCGGAACGATTTGAGGATTGGGAATTGGTAGTTAAATTTCGCATTCAACAAGCAAAGTATCTTTCTCTGGAAAAACAATATTTGAATGCTGAGGTAGTACTTGCCCCTATTTCCGGAATACTGCAAAAAATCGAAATCCAGGCAACCCGTCACCGCTATCATGCAAAGTGGCTTACTACCCTTGGAAGTATACAATGGCGACAACACAAATTAGACCAGGCTGTAGATACTCTCAAACAAGCTTTAGCTATCCAAGAACTATTGGATGAACCAGATGGTTTGTCAATTGTGCTAAATAGCTTAGGAAGTGCTTTGCAAAAGCAAAGCAAACTTGCTGAAGCCGTCGATGCTTTTCATCGTCAAATTGAAATCAGCCAACAATTTGATGATTAA
- a CDS encoding sensor histidine kinase yields the protein MKLRRWTLRQQLTILSILFLGLSGVALLLLVQLFESFEGAVVARNQQELARANTHLIKLFWESGLFEMGVPKRKINRPLQELSTEVLANFGRVEGGFYLLERDQLLGYAYPTHGAPVPKSDIPPAERDTILQLARQATSQGLPQELVLRPKLDVVLVRADPLSAWGAVWTMKRIPRTKDSQQKIFSVPVVLGILVVGFWTFAIALQLQWGVQRLQQSIKAMEANQANEIPPLPAEMGMLGAAINTMQARRQELEQRLHRVERLASLGQLVAGVAHEIRNPLASMRLNLQYTDRQLRKQGLTTLPIDSLLEQVDRLEHLVQRLLYFDKNQQQEALVLTSLEEIVLESVSLLRLKAEEQGVDLVYQTPTHPIREIPLRRRELGQVMVNLILNAIQASPEGQQVTVGVEKESDVKNQQKDRYFVAWVEDKGAGLPPEEQERIFDPFYSTKPEGTGLGLSISHEIVTRHGGYIQVESSPGKTRFSIYLP from the coding sequence ATGAAACTCCGACGCTGGACATTGCGGCAACAGCTAACTATTTTAAGTATTCTATTTCTAGGTTTAAGCGGGGTGGCACTATTGCTGTTAGTGCAACTGTTTGAAAGTTTTGAAGGCGCAGTGGTGGCTCGTAATCAGCAAGAACTTGCCAGAGCCAACACGCATTTAATCAAACTGTTTTGGGAATCAGGTCTTTTTGAGATGGGAGTTCCCAAACGAAAAATAAATAGACCTTTACAAGAGCTTTCCACTGAAGTACTAGCGAACTTTGGGCGAGTTGAAGGTGGCTTTTACCTGTTAGAAAGAGATCAACTTCTGGGCTATGCTTATCCCACACACGGTGCACCTGTGCCCAAAAGCGATATTCCACCAGCAGAACGAGACACAATTCTCCAACTGGCACGACAGGCGACAAGTCAAGGATTGCCCCAAGAATTGGTGCTACGTCCTAAGCTAGACGTTGTGCTGGTGCGCGCAGATCCTCTGTCAGCCTGGGGGGCAGTATGGACAATGAAACGGATACCTCGCACAAAAGACAGCCAGCAAAAAATTTTTAGCGTACCAGTTGTCTTGGGAATTTTGGTGGTGGGTTTTTGGACTTTTGCCATTGCGCTCCAATTACAGTGGGGTGTGCAACGGCTACAACAAAGCATTAAGGCAATGGAAGCGAATCAGGCAAATGAAATTCCACCCCTACCTGCTGAGATGGGAATGTTGGGAGCGGCTATCAACACAATGCAGGCCCGTCGTCAAGAGTTGGAGCAGCGTTTGCATCGTGTAGAACGACTGGCTTCACTAGGACAGCTAGTCGCGGGTGTTGCTCACGAAATCCGCAATCCCCTTGCTAGTATGCGTCTCAATTTACAGTACACTGATCGTCAACTGCGAAAGCAAGGCTTAACCACATTGCCTATTGATAGTCTGCTAGAACAAGTAGACCGTCTGGAGCATCTTGTACAGAGACTTTTATATTTTGACAAAAATCAGCAGCAGGAAGCTCTAGTTCTGACATCGCTAGAGGAAATTGTTTTGGAATCCGTCTCGCTGTTGCGTCTCAAAGCCGAAGAACAAGGAGTAGATTTAGTCTACCAAACTCCCACTCACCCAATACGAGAAATTCCCTTGCGTCGCCGCGAACTCGGACAAGTGATGGTCAATTTGATTCTCAATGCCATTCAAGCTAGCCCTGAAGGACAACAAGTAACCGTGGGAGTGGAAAAGGAATCAGACGTTAAAAATCAGCAAAAAGATCGTTACTTTGTCGCTTGGGTAGAAGATAAAGGAGCAGGTTTACCACCAGAAGAGCAAGAACGTATTTTTGATCCATTCTATTCCACCAAACCAGAAGGAACAGGACTGGGACTCTCAATCAGTCATGAAATTGTAACTCGACATGGGGGATACATCCAAGTGGAATCATCTCCTGGAAAAACACGATTTAGTATTTATTTACCTTAA